TCTTCGAGCCGTTCTACGAGAACTATGGGCCCGACGCCATCCTGTGCGGCGCGACCCCGGTCTACGTGCCTATGATGCCGGGCGAGCCGCTCGACCTCGACCGGGTCGCCGCCGCGTTCAGCGACCGGACGCGCGCCATCATCGTCAACACGCCTAACAACCCCACCGGCAACGTGCTGTCGCGGGTGGAGCTAGAGGCGATCGCCGAGCTGTGCCGGCGCCACGACGCCTGGGCGGTGACCGACGAGATCTACGAGCACATCTACTACGAGGGGGAGCACGTCCCCATCGCCACGCTGCCCGGAATGCGCGAGCGGACCATCACCATCAGCGGCGCGTCCAAGACCTTCAGCATCACCGGCTGGCGCGTGGGGACGATCGTGGCGCCCGAGGGTGTGACCGGCGCCATCCGCAAGGTGCACGACTTTCTAACCGTGGGTTCACCGGCGCCGCTCCAGGAGGCGGTCGCCGCGGGCCTCGAGCAGCTGGGGAAGGAATACTATCTCGGACTCGCCGGCGAGTACCGGGAGCGACGTGACACGTTGATGAAGGGGCTGCTCGCGGCGGGGTTCCGCTGCAAGGCGCCGGCCGGCGCCTACTACATCCTCACCGACTTCTCGGCGTTGAGCGACCTGCCGGACGATGAGTTCGCCTTCTGGCTCACTCGCGAGGTGCGAGTGGCGCCCGTGCCGGGGTCGAGCTTCTACAGCCGGCCCGAGCTGGGGCGGCGCTACGTGCGGTTCGCCTTCTGCAAGACGCTGCCGATGCTGGAGGAGGCGGCGCGGCGGCTGGCAAGCATCGCGACAAGCAGCTAGCGCCGGCCGCCTCGCGGCTGAAGCCGCGGCTCGGCGAAAAGCCTGTCGCTAAAGCGACGCAAGGCACCGCTCGGCGCCGCTTTAGCGGCAGATGCCGAGCCGCGGCTTCAGCCGCGAGAGACTGCGCCCGAGGCGCGGCGCCAGTAGACGAACACCGGCACGCCGAGCAACAACAGCCCCGCCCCGATTGCCGCGTTCTTCGGGTTCGACGCCACGGAACTGGCCACCACGTAGATCGCGGCCAGCGCGAAGAGCGCCGGCGTGAGCGGATAGAGCGGCGCACGGAAACCCGGCCCTGAAGTCGCACCGGCCTTCCGTTCTCTGGCGCGGTACACCAGCAGCGTCGACGCGGTCAGGCCGAAGAAGATCCAGTCCCCGAACACCACGTAATCCAGCAGCTGACCGTACGTGCCCGAGAGCGTCAGCACGATGGCCCACGCACCCTGGAGCACGATCGCCGGCGTGGGCGTGCGGAACCTCGGATGCAACGCCGCCAGCTGTGGGAGGAATATTCCGTCGGCGGCCATCGCCTGGTAGACCCGCGGCGTCACCAGGATGACCAGGTTGAGGAACCCGAACGTCGAGGCCGCGATCCCGGCGGCGATCAGCTTCGCGCCCACCGGCCCCACGACCGCGGCCATCACGCCGGCCGCCGGGGCCGCGCTCGCGGCGAGCCCGTTCACGCCGAGCGTCCTCAAGTACGCCAGGTTGGCCAGCACGTACACGGTCACGACCGCCGCCGTGCCCAGCAGGATCGCGCGCGGCAGCGTCCGCTCCGCGTCCACCATCTCCTCGGCGATGAAGTTGGACTGCTGCCACCCGCCGTACGCGAACAGGATCGGCACCAGCGCGGCGCCCACCGCCACGAACGTCCCGCCCGCGCCGGTCGGGGCGGCGATCGCCGGCGCGGCCGCCGATGGCGCCACAACAATGTCCGACCCGAGGCCGGCCGCTATCAGCACCGCAAGCGCGGCGAGCTTCAGCACGGTGAAGACGTTCTGCGTGACCGCACCCGGCCTCACGCCTACGTAGTTCACCGCCGACAGCAGAACGATCGCACCGACAGCGAGCGGAACCGTGGCCCCGGTGCCCAGGCCCAGCAGCGGCCCGGCATAGCTCGCGAAGGTCACTGCGACCGCGGCGATCGCGCCGGTGGAGATCACCAGCAGCAGCGCCCACCCGTAGAGAAAGGCCGGGAGAGGGCCGTAGGCGTCGCGCAGGTACGCGTAGCCGCCGCCCACCCGAGGCATCCGGTTCCCCAGCTCGGCGAAGCAGAAGGCGCCCAGGAGCGTGATCACGCCGCCCAGCGCCCACGCGAAAGTCGTGAGCCCTGATGTGCCGACGCGCTGCGCGACGATGGAGGGATTGAGGAAGATCCCCGACCCTATGACCCCGCCGATGACGACCATCGTGGCGGAGAAGAGGCCGAGGCGGCGGGCGTAGGTGACGGAGGGAGCCGCGGTCACTCCCCCCAAGCTACGGTGTGCCGGACCGCGCGGGTCTGCCGGAGGAGTGCCGCGCGCCTCGCCGCCGGCATCCGCTCGATGGCGTATCGCACCGTCGTGCGCGGGATTCGCGGGCCGTGCGCCTGAAGAAAGCGCTCCAGGCGCGCCGAGTCGGTCTTCCCCGCCTCGCGCAGCAGCCAGCCGCACGCCTTGTGGATGAGGTCCTCGCCGTCG
The sequence above is drawn from the Gemmatimonadales bacterium genome and encodes:
- a CDS encoding aminotransferase class I/II-fold pyridoxal phosphate-dependent enzyme — translated: MHTARRTHGFTESVIRAMTRLANEHQAINLAQGFPNFPCPDVLKEAAAKAIRDDVNQYAITWGAKRLRDALVKKYAEWYGMTVDPETEITVTCGATEAMAATLLAIVDPGDEVIVFEPFYENYGPDAILCGATPVYVPMMPGEPLDLDRVAAAFSDRTRAIIVNTPNNPTGNVLSRVELEAIAELCRRHDAWAVTDEIYEHIYYEGEHVPIATLPGMRERTITISGASKTFSITGWRVGTIVAPEGVTGAIRKVHDFLTVGSPAPLQEAVAAGLEQLGKEYYLGLAGEYRERRDTLMKGLLAAGFRCKAPAGAYYILTDFSALSDLPDDEFAFWLTREVRVAPVPGSSFYSRPELGRRYVRFAFCKTLPMLEEAARRLASIATSS
- a CDS encoding amino acid permease, which translates into the protein MTAAPSVTYARRLGLFSATMVVIGGVIGSGIFLNPSIVAQRVGTSGLTTFAWALGGVITLLGAFCFAELGNRMPRVGGGYAYLRDAYGPLPAFLYGWALLLVISTGAIAAVAVTFASYAGPLLGLGTGATVPLAVGAIVLLSAVNYVGVRPGAVTQNVFTVLKLAALAVLIAAGLGSDIVVAPSAAAPAIAAPTGAGGTFVAVGAALVPILFAYGGWQQSNFIAEEMVDAERTLPRAILLGTAAVVTVYVLANLAYLRTLGVNGLAASAAPAAGVMAAVVGPVGAKLIAAGIAASTFGFLNLVILVTPRVYQAMAADGIFLPQLAALHPRFRTPTPAIVLQGAWAIVLTLSGTYGQLLDYVVFGDWIFFGLTASTLLVYRARERKAGATSGPGFRAPLYPLTPALFALAAIYVVASSVASNPKNAAIGAGLLLLGVPVFVYWRRASGAVSRG